A DNA window from Boseongicola sp. contains the following coding sequences:
- the deoC gene encoding deoxyribose-phosphate aldolase produces MPATTATKTTATLAHLPQAIEPRNPGTVLDLDRITSLQANTSAIERRAATLPGRRSVKKDFQAAWHLRAVTMIDLTTLSGDDTEGRVRRLCAKAANPIRAELLDQLGMDPITTGAVCVYHDMIPTAVKALEGTGIPVAAVSTGFPAGLSPLHLRIAEIEESVKAGAKEIDIVISRRHALTQNWQALYDEMRAFRAACGDAHVKAILATGELGTLRNVARASWVCMMAGADFIKTSTGKEPVNATLPVTLTMIRAIRAYHQATGYRVGYKPAGGISKAKDSVTYLTMIKDELGDRWLRPDLFRFGASSLLGDIERQLEHHLTGRYSAGYRHPVG; encoded by the coding sequence ATGCCCGCCACAACCGCCACCAAAACTACCGCAACGCTCGCCCATCTGCCGCAGGCGATCGAGCCGCGCAATCCCGGCACCGTGCTGGATCTGGATCGCATCACTAGCCTTCAGGCCAACACCAGCGCCATTGAACGCCGCGCCGCCACCCTGCCCGGTCGCCGCTCGGTAAAGAAAGACTTCCAGGCCGCCTGGCACCTGCGCGCCGTCACTATGATCGACCTAACCACGCTGTCGGGCGACGACACCGAAGGCCGCGTTCGCCGCCTTTGCGCCAAGGCTGCGAACCCCATCCGCGCCGAACTCCTCGACCAACTTGGCATGGACCCGATCACAACTGGTGCCGTCTGTGTCTACCACGACATGATCCCCACCGCCGTCAAAGCCCTCGAAGGCACTGGCATCCCGGTCGCCGCCGTCTCAACCGGCTTTCCTGCGGGCCTCTCACCCCTGCATCTGCGCATCGCCGAGATTGAAGAAAGCGTCAAAGCCGGGGCCAAGGAAATCGACATCGTCATTTCGCGCCGTCACGCGCTTACACAAAACTGGCAGGCGCTTTACGACGAAATGCGCGCCTTTCGTGCGGCCTGCGGCGACGCCCACGTCAAAGCCATCTTGGCCACCGGCGAACTTGGCACGCTCAGGAACGTCGCCCGCGCCAGCTGGGTCTGCATGATGGCCGGGGCCGATTTCATCAAAACTTCAACCGGCAAAGAACCCGTCAACGCCACGCTACCTGTCACCCTTACTATGATCCGCGCGATCCGCGCCTATCATCAGGCCACTGGCTACCGAGTCGGATACAAACCCGCAGGCGGCATTTCCAAAGCCAAAGACTCCGTTACCTATCTTACTATGATCAAAGACGAATTGGGCGACCGCTGGCTGCGGCCCGACCTGTTCCGCTTTGGGGCATCGTCCCTTCTGGGCGACATCGAACGCCAGCTCGAACACCACCTGACGGGCCGCTATTCGGCGGGCTACCGTCATCCGGTCGGATAA
- a CDS encoding aldehyde dehydrogenase family protein codes for MNVREIFDTMEYGPAPEDASEALKWLASHDKKFGHMINGQWTKPAQTFASKNPATGKALAKISQAKPKDINAAVAAARKAQPAWAKDAKKRARVLYALARLVQKQSRLFATLETLDNGKPIRESRDIDIPLVARHFYYHAGMAQLMDDELPDRQALGVCGQIIPWNFPLLMLSWKIAPALAMGNTVVLKPAEFTSLTALLFADLAREAGVPPGVLNIITGDGAAGEMIVNHKDIDKIAFTGSTSVGRKIREATAGSGKKLTLELGGKSPYIVFDDADIDSAIEGLVDAIWFNQGQVCCAGSRLLIQEGIADDFYARLKTRMDTLRLGDPLDKCIDVGAVVDPTQLKTIKNLVGSSGGDIYHASTPIPDKGCFYPPTLITGLSTADKLMQEEIFGPVLVATTFRTPEEAVELANNTRYGLAATLWTENVNLALDIAPKLVAGVVWVNATNLFDAAAGFGGVRESGFGREGGWEGLLAYTKAKGTAKSLTAITPAAAPAKAATDDMDRTAKLYIGGKQARPDGGYSRAIWSPKGKLLSHAPLANRKDLRNAVEAMNAAKGWSKTTGHLRAQILYYLGENLSARADEFASRINQMTGKRTGATEVADSIDRLFTWAAWADKYDGRAKGVPLRGIALAMNEPVGKIAAFAPDDHPLLGLTSLIGPALAMGNRITLLASEPYPLAATDLYQVLESSDVPGGVVNILTGSHAELAPQVAGHMDIDAVWSFSSANLSAEIERESAHNLKRTWVTNGKAHDWSNANASSFLAAATEVKTIWVPYGE; via the coding sequence ATGAACGTCCGCGAAATCTTCGACACCATGGAATACGGCCCCGCCCCCGAGGATGCCTCGGAAGCGCTGAAATGGCTCGCCAGCCACGACAAGAAATTCGGCCACATGATCAATGGTCAGTGGACGAAACCAGCCCAGACCTTTGCCTCCAAGAACCCCGCCACCGGCAAAGCTCTGGCCAAAATAAGCCAAGCCAAGCCGAAAGACATCAACGCCGCCGTCGCCGCCGCCCGCAAAGCGCAACCGGCATGGGCCAAAGACGCCAAGAAACGCGCCCGCGTCCTCTACGCGCTGGCCCGTCTCGTGCAAAAGCAGTCCCGCCTCTTTGCCACTCTAGAGACCCTCGACAACGGCAAGCCCATCCGCGAAAGCCGCGATATCGACATCCCCCTCGTCGCCCGCCACTTCTATTATCACGCGGGCATGGCGCAATTGATGGACGATGAACTGCCAGACCGGCAAGCATTGGGCGTCTGCGGCCAGATCATCCCATGGAATTTCCCGCTTCTGATGCTGTCCTGGAAAATAGCGCCAGCGCTGGCCATGGGCAACACCGTGGTGCTGAAACCGGCGGAATTCACCTCGCTGACCGCACTTCTTTTTGCAGATCTGGCACGAGAGGCTGGCGTTCCGCCCGGCGTTCTGAACATCATCACCGGTGATGGCGCTGCGGGCGAGATGATCGTCAATCACAAAGACATCGACAAGATCGCCTTCACTGGCTCCACTTCCGTTGGGCGAAAAATACGAGAAGCAACAGCGGGTTCCGGCAAGAAGCTCACGTTGGAACTCGGCGGGAAGTCTCCCTACATCGTCTTCGACGACGCCGACATTGATTCAGCTATCGAAGGCCTCGTTGACGCCATTTGGTTCAATCAGGGCCAGGTTTGCTGCGCCGGTTCGCGCCTTCTCATTCAGGAAGGCATCGCAGACGATTTCTATGCGCGCCTGAAAACCCGCATGGACACCCTCCGTCTGGGCGACCCGCTGGATAAATGCATCGACGTCGGCGCCGTGGTCGATCCGACCCAGCTTAAGACCATCAAAAACCTTGTCGGCTCCAGCGGCGGCGATATATACCACGCCTCCACGCCAATCCCCGACAAGGGCTGTTTTTATCCGCCAACTCTGATCACCGGCCTGTCCACGGCCGATAAGTTGATGCAGGAAGAGATTTTCGGCCCCGTGCTTGTCGCCACAACCTTCCGCACGCCCGAAGAAGCGGTAGAGCTGGCCAACAACACACGCTACGGCCTTGCCGCGACCCTTTGGACGGAAAACGTAAACCTCGCCCTCGATATCGCCCCTAAACTCGTCGCCGGGGTCGTCTGGGTTAACGCCACCAATCTCTTTGATGCTGCCGCCGGTTTCGGCGGCGTGCGCGAAAGCGGCTTTGGCCGTGAAGGCGGCTGGGAGGGCCTCCTAGCCTACACCAAAGCCAAAGGCACTGCTAAATCCCTCACCGCCATCACACCTGCAGCCGCCCCCGCCAAAGCCGCGACCGATGACATGGACCGGACCGCAAAACTTTACATCGGCGGCAAACAGGCGCGCCCTGACGGCGGCTATTCCCGCGCCATCTGGTCGCCAAAAGGCAAGCTCCTCAGTCACGCGCCGCTGGCCAACCGCAAGGACCTCAGGAACGCTGTCGAGGCAATGAATGCCGCCAAGGGCTGGTCAAAAACTACCGGTCACCTGCGCGCGCAAATCCTCTACTACCTCGGCGAAAACCTCTCTGCCCGCGCAGATGAATTTGCCAGCCGCATCAACCAGATGACCGGCAAACGCACAGGCGCGACCGAAGTCGCCGACAGCATCGACCGCCTCTTCACTTGGGCCGCTTGGGCTGACAAATATGACGGCCGCGCCAAGGGCGTGCCGCTCCGGGGCATTGCCCTAGCGATGAACGAACCCGTCGGCAAAATCGCCGCCTTCGCCCCCGACGATCACCCCCTTCTCGGCCTCACCAGTCTCATCGGCCCCGCACTTGCCATGGGCAACCGGATCACCCTCTTGGCAAGCGAACCCTACCCCCTCGCAGCCACCGATCTTTATCAGGTGCTGGAAAGCTCCGACGTCCCCGGTGGCGTGGTCAACATCCTGACCGGCAGCCACGCGGAACTTGCCCCACAGGTCGCGGGCCACATGGATATTGATGCAGTCTGGAGCTTCTCGTCCGCGAACCTGTCAGCAGAAATCGAACGGGAAAGCGCCCATAACCTCAAACGCACCTGGGTCACCAACGGCAAAGCTCACGATTGGTCCAACGCCAATGCCAGCTCATTCCTCGCCGCCGCAACCGAGGTCAAAACCATCTGGGTGCCCTACGGCGAGTAA
- the glcF gene encoding glycolate oxidase subunit GlcF, protein MQTNFTEERLKVPAIERSNEILRSCVHCGFCTATCPTYQVFGDELDSPRGRIYLIKDMLENDRPADAKTVKHIDRCLSCLACMTTCPSGVHYMHLVDHARAHIEKTYKRPLFERILRWTLAQILPYPTRFRLALLAAKIGRPFAFLVPDDRLKAMLEMAPKVVPPISRNDDPQTFEPNGQKRMRVALMTGCAQKALNTDINDATIRLLQRFGCEIVVAEGMGCCGALVHHMGKEDESHAAAANNIHAWMAEGRKGGLDAIVINTSGCGTTVKDYGHMFRNDPLAADAARVSELAMDVSEVLMKLDLPENVAEEMRVAYHAACSLQHGQQIKTYPKDLLKRVGYEVVEPADAHLCCGSAGTYNLTQPKISKELKARKINTLEAKVPEVIAAGNIGCMMQIGSGTEVPIVHTVELLDWATGGPKPSAMQGNYSPEIAAIPNIR, encoded by the coding sequence ATGCAGACGAATTTCACTGAAGAGCGGTTGAAGGTTCCCGCGATTGAGCGGTCGAACGAGATATTGCGGTCTTGCGTGCATTGCGGGTTCTGCACGGCTACCTGCCCGACTTATCAGGTGTTTGGCGACGAGTTGGACAGCCCTAGGGGGCGGATTTATCTGATCAAGGATATGCTGGAGAATGACCGGCCGGCGGATGCGAAGACGGTGAAGCATATTGATCGGTGTCTGTCGTGCTTGGCGTGCATGACGACGTGCCCGTCTGGCGTGCATTACATGCATCTGGTGGATCATGCGCGGGCGCATATTGAGAAGACCTACAAGCGGCCCTTGTTCGAGCGCATTTTGCGGTGGACTTTGGCGCAGATTTTACCTTACCCGACACGGTTTCGGCTGGCGTTGCTGGCAGCGAAAATCGGGCGGCCGTTTGCGTTCTTGGTGCCGGATGATCGGCTGAAGGCGATGTTGGAAATGGCACCGAAGGTGGTGCCCCCGATCAGCCGTAATGACGATCCGCAAACCTTCGAACCCAATGGGCAAAAGCGGATGCGGGTGGCCTTGATGACCGGCTGTGCGCAAAAGGCGCTGAACACCGATATCAACGATGCGACGATCCGGCTGTTGCAGCGATTTGGGTGCGAGATTGTGGTGGCCGAGGGTATGGGGTGTTGTGGCGCGCTGGTGCATCACATGGGCAAAGAAGACGAGAGCCATGCGGCAGCGGCCAATAACATTCACGCATGGATGGCCGAGGGTCGCAAAGGCGGGCTGGATGCGATTGTGATCAACACGTCGGGTTGCGGCACGACGGTGAAGGATTACGGGCATATGTTCCGCAATGACCCGCTTGCTGCGGATGCGGCGCGGGTGAGTGAACTGGCGATGGATGTCAGCGAGGTGTTGATGAAGCTGGATTTGCCGGAAAATGTGGCCGAAGAGATGCGGGTGGCGTATCACGCGGCTTGTTCATTGCAGCACGGGCAACAGATCAAGACCTACCCCAAGGACTTGTTGAAGCGGGTCGGTTATGAGGTGGTTGAGCCAGCTGATGCGCATTTGTGCTGTGGTTCGGCGGGAACTTATAACTTGACGCAACCGAAGATCTCGAAAGAACTGAAAGCGCGTAAAATCAATACTTTGGAAGCGAAAGTTCCTGAAGTAATTGCGGCAGGAAACATTGGTTGTATGATGCAGATCGGGTCCGGGACCGAGGTGCCGATTGTTCATACCGTTGAACTGCTGGACTGGGCCACGGGTGGGCCGAAACCGTCTGCGATGCAGGGCAACTACAGTCCCGAAATAGCGGCAATTCCCAACATTCGATGA
- a CDS encoding Hsp20 family protein, whose product MRAYDFAPLYRASVGFDQIADLMDRVSTDTSSAPSYPPYNIEKTSEDGWRISIAVAGFGDEDLGVEVKENALIVTARKASDEAERTFLHRGIATRAFERRFTLADHVRVSGASHVNGMLNIDLTREVPEALKPRRIEIASGDTIETKAVEAKELN is encoded by the coding sequence ATGAGAGCTTATGATTTTGCACCGCTTTACCGCGCCAGCGTCGGATTTGACCAGATCGCGGATTTAATGGACCGGGTGTCGACAGATACGTCAAGCGCACCGTCCTATCCCCCTTATAACATTGAGAAAACGTCGGAAGATGGTTGGCGGATTTCGATTGCCGTTGCCGGGTTTGGCGACGAAGACCTTGGCGTTGAAGTGAAGGAAAACGCGCTGATCGTGACCGCCCGCAAGGCCAGTGACGAGGCAGAGCGGACATTCCTGCATCGCGGGATTGCCACACGCGCGTTCGAGCGCCGTTTTACCCTGGCCGATCACGTGCGGGTATCAGGTGCCAGCCATGTGAACGGGATGCTGAATATTGATCTGACGCGCGAGGTGCCTGAGGCGCTGAAACCACGTCGGATCGAGATTGCCAGTGGCGATACGATTGAGACCAAGGCCGTTGAGGCGAAAGAGCTGAACTAA
- a CDS encoding chloride channel protein: MDAPRKTMIGSQLEEVLSACKSGWRVIRHRGPNRIQFWFIALFIGIASGFAAILFRAGVNWLQETLYGTDNVRLIHSFAETLPWYLILIIPIFGGLIVGLILNRFTPDGRVRSVADVIEGAAMHDGRVEKRAGLASALASMVTLGTGGSTGREGPVVHLAAVISAWVSTRLNADEITGRDLLGCAVAAAVSASFNAPIAGALFALEVVLRHFAVHAFAPIVIASVAGTVINRLAFGDVTEFSLLAEGGLAFYVELPAFLILGMVSGLAAVIMMRAIFLADTFASFVRRRSGMPRYLRPAVAGAMLGGLAIFFPHIIGVGYETTSAALTGSLLLHEAIVFCVLKVAAVAITMGGRMGGGVFSPSLMVGALLGLAFGLIATSVFPNVSGSETLYALAGMGAVAAAVLGAPISTTLIVFELTGDWQTGLAVMVAVSMSTAIASRLVDRSFFLTQLERRNIHLAAGPQAYLLSMYRVANVMRPMDDPRAAPEDAVWEAIEAGHWVRRNATLETALPLFETTGRQFLPVVTVGEEGEAPQIHGALFHVDALRAYNRALAATAAEEHS, from the coding sequence ATGGACGCCCCCCGCAAAACGATGATCGGCAGTCAACTTGAGGAGGTCTTGTCCGCCTGCAAGTCCGGTTGGCGCGTCATCCGACACCGAGGGCCGAACCGGATCCAGTTCTGGTTTATCGCGTTGTTTATCGGGATTGCGTCAGGGTTTGCGGCCATCTTATTTCGGGCCGGGGTCAACTGGTTGCAGGAAACGCTGTATGGCACCGACAATGTCCGGCTGATCCATTCATTTGCGGAAACCCTTCCCTGGTATCTGATTTTAATTATCCCGATATTCGGGGGCTTGATTGTTGGGTTGATCCTGAACCGGTTTACGCCGGATGGGCGCGTTCGGTCGGTTGCCGATGTGATTGAAGGCGCGGCGATGCATGACGGGCGGGTTGAAAAGCGCGCAGGGCTGGCTTCGGCACTGGCCTCAATGGTGACGCTGGGTACCGGAGGATCGACTGGACGGGAAGGGCCGGTGGTGCACCTGGCTGCGGTGATATCTGCCTGGGTGTCAACGCGGCTGAATGCCGACGAAATAACCGGGCGTGATCTTTTGGGCTGCGCAGTGGCGGCAGCGGTTTCAGCGTCGTTCAACGCGCCGATTGCCGGGGCCTTGTTCGCGCTGGAGGTGGTATTGCGCCACTTTGCGGTGCATGCATTCGCGCCGATTGTAATAGCCAGTGTTGCGGGCACTGTGATCAACCGTTTGGCATTTGGTGATGTGACAGAGTTCAGCCTGCTGGCGGAAGGCGGGTTGGCGTTTTATGTCGAATTGCCTGCTTTTCTGATCCTTGGAATGGTGTCGGGTCTGGCGGCCGTTATTATGATGCGGGCGATCTTTCTGGCGGATACATTTGCCAGCTTCGTGCGGCGACGGTCGGGTATGCCGCGGTATTTACGACCCGCTGTTGCGGGCGCGATGCTGGGTGGATTGGCGATTTTCTTTCCTCATATCATCGGCGTTGGATACGAGACGACCTCGGCAGCTTTGACGGGGTCCTTGCTGCTGCATGAGGCGATTGTCTTTTGTGTTCTGAAGGTTGCGGCGGTGGCAATCACTATGGGTGGGCGCATGGGTGGTGGGGTCTTTTCGCCATCTTTGATGGTGGGTGCGCTGTTGGGCTTGGCATTCGGATTGATCGCCACCAGCGTATTCCCCAACGTGTCCGGGTCCGAGACACTGTATGCGTTGGCCGGCATGGGCGCGGTTGCGGCGGCGGTTCTGGGCGCGCCAATATCCACGACTTTGATCGTGTTTGAGCTGACCGGGGATTGGCAGACAGGGCTGGCGGTGATGGTGGCGGTGTCAATGTCGACGGCAATTGCCTCGCGACTGGTGGACCGTTCATTCTTCTTAACGCAGCTAGAGCGTCGCAACATTCATCTGGCGGCCGGGCCGCAGGCCTATCTGTTGTCGATGTACCGGGTGGCCAACGTGATGCGACCTATGGACGACCCGCGCGCCGCGCCAGAAGATGCCGTTTGGGAGGCGATTGAAGCGGGACATTGGGTGAGGCGGAACGCAACGCTTGAGACGGCATTGCCCTTGTTTGAAACGACTGGGCGGCAGTTTTTGCCAGTGGTGACCGTTGGGGAGGAAGGCGAGGCACCGCAAATACATGGGGCGCTTTTCCATGTGGACGCCCTGCGTGCCTACAACCGAGCGTTGGCCGCTACAGCGGCGGAAGAACACAGTTAA
- a CDS encoding trypsin-like serine protease codes for MTLRILTVTLGFAFFCFPIVLLAEADPMAAAGRIELVIENGETKTCSASLIEPDVVLTAAHCVAFSARNAGDGPVGWVFRPGDGVRGREYGVDAIAVHPLYELSGGFSNYRLRFDMAALKLKAPIPNDVAVPFSQGLGAELGERLFLASWRPDASFKPRQRICEVITGLRGLVTLGCPVRGGESGAPILRKLNDRVELVAVLSSRSRVRVQPVGQGANVELRLVPLLDQFK; via the coding sequence ATGACGTTGCGAATTCTGACAGTTACCCTGGGCTTTGCATTTTTTTGCTTTCCGATCGTTCTTTTGGCCGAGGCTGATCCTATGGCGGCGGCGGGTCGGATCGAGTTGGTCATCGAAAACGGAGAAACCAAGACGTGTTCAGCTTCATTGATTGAGCCGGACGTGGTTTTGACGGCAGCCCACTGCGTGGCTTTTTCAGCGAGAAATGCGGGCGATGGGCCCGTGGGTTGGGTATTTCGTCCTGGTGATGGTGTGCGCGGACGTGAGTACGGTGTCGATGCAATTGCGGTGCACCCGCTCTATGAACTTTCAGGCGGGTTTTCGAATTATCGGTTGAGGTTCGACATGGCGGCACTGAAATTGAAAGCCCCGATACCCAACGATGTAGCAGTGCCCTTCAGCCAGGGCTTGGGCGCCGAATTAGGCGAGCGGTTGTTTCTGGCTAGTTGGCGTCCGGACGCAAGTTTCAAACCTCGACAGCGGATTTGCGAGGTCATCACTGGATTACGCGGTTTGGTGACATTGGGCTGTCCGGTTCGGGGGGGCGAAAGCGGCGCACCGATCTTGCGGAAGTTGAACGACCGCGTAGAGCTTGTCGCCGTTTTGTCCAGCCGATCGCGCGTTAGGGTTCAACCTGTTGGGCAGGGCGCGAATGTTGAACTTCGATTGGTGCCTTTGCTGGACCAGTTCAAGTAG
- a CDS encoding alpha/beta fold hydrolase — protein sequence MSMERFTFDGHAGDALAARLDMPDGPHLATALFAHCFTCGKDITAARRIATRLSSMGIAVLRFDFTGLGHSEGEFANTTFTSNAQDLVRAAAALTDRGHAPTLIIGHSLGGAAVLKAATDIPSIKAVVTIGAPFDPGHVTHNFGDALDKISSDGKAEVSLAGRPFTIGKDFVDDVAGAALTPSIAHLGKALLVMHAPLDETVGIENATNIFMAAKHPKSFVTLDNADHLVSRPADAEYTAEVIAAWAGRYLDLKAPAPPPGAPEGIVRVAEADSKGFLQDVNAGPAHHTLADEPEAYGGSNRGMTPYGFLSAGLGACTSMTIRMYARRKKWPLTHVFVDVSHDKLHAQDAGTTDSAKIDGFRREIHLEGDLDEDQRARLLEIADKCPVHKTLELGAKVETVLKTG from the coding sequence ATGAGTATGGAACGCTTCACCTTTGACGGCCACGCAGGCGACGCGCTTGCCGCCCGTCTCGATATGCCCGATGGCCCACATCTTGCGACCGCCCTGTTCGCCCATTGCTTCACCTGCGGCAAAGACATCACCGCCGCCCGCCGCATTGCGACGCGCCTCAGTTCAATGGGCATTGCCGTCCTCAGGTTCGATTTCACCGGCCTCGGTCATTCCGAAGGTGAGTTTGCGAATACAACTTTCACGTCCAACGCTCAGGATCTGGTTCGCGCCGCCGCCGCGCTGACAGATCGCGGGCACGCGCCCACTCTGATCATCGGCCATTCTCTCGGTGGCGCTGCTGTCTTGAAAGCCGCCACGGATATCCCATCGATCAAGGCTGTCGTCACCATCGGCGCGCCCTTCGATCCCGGCCATGTCACCCATAATTTCGGCGACGCACTGGACAAAATTTCTAGCGATGGCAAGGCCGAGGTTTCGCTGGCTGGCCGCCCCTTCACCATCGGCAAAGACTTCGTCGATGACGTCGCAGGTGCTGCCCTGACCCCCTCTATTGCCCACCTCGGCAAAGCACTGCTGGTCATGCACGCGCCATTGGATGAAACCGTCGGCATTGAAAACGCGACCAACATCTTCATGGCAGCCAAACACCCGAAAAGCTTCGTCACCCTTGATAACGCCGACCATTTGGTCTCGCGTCCGGCAGACGCCGAATACACAGCCGAGGTCATTGCCGCCTGGGCCGGACGCTACCTCGACCTAAAAGCCCCAGCCCCGCCCCCCGGCGCACCAGAAGGCATCGTGCGTGTGGCCGAGGCCGATTCCAAAGGTTTCCTCCAGGACGTCAACGCAGGCCCTGCCCACCACACACTGGCGGACGAGCCCGAAGCCTACGGCGGCTCCAACCGGGGCATGACGCCCTATGGCTTCCTGTCGGCGGGTCTTGGTGCCTGCACATCAATGACGATCCGCATGTATGCCCGGCGCAAAAAGTGGCCGCTGACTCATGTCTTCGTCGACGTCAGCCACGACAAGCTGCACGCTCAGGACGCCGGAACTACCGATAGTGCCAAGATCGACGGCTTTCGCCGCGAGATCCATCTGGAAGGTGATCTCGATGAAGACCAACGCGCCCGCCTTCTGGAGATCGCCGACAAATGCCCGGTCCACAAGACGCTGGAACTTGGGGCCAAAGTCGAAACCGTTCTGAAAACCGGCTAA
- a CDS encoding trypsin-like serine protease — protein sequence MKRLFAALCAALAINSPVLAESKPATELTALMTSYEARGWEAVGRLNIGYGGMCTGALISSRLVLTAAHCLYDQGSAEQVPASEITFLAGWRNGKALAYRKVRRAITHPEYEYTGPSGEMRISNDLALLELESEIRLSQVQPFKIASRPRKGANVGVVSYAHDRSNTLSLQEVCHVLARQRGALIVSCDVDFGSSGAPIFAEVDGEARIVSVVSAKATVQGRRVALGTNLEKPLQELKDLMGQADGVFVRAAPGTLMPNRNTGGAKFLKP from the coding sequence ATGAAACGATTGTTTGCAGCACTTTGTGCGGCTTTAGCGATAAACTCGCCTGTGTTGGCGGAGAGCAAACCAGCAACCGAGCTTACGGCCCTGATGACCAGTTATGAGGCGCGGGGTTGGGAGGCCGTCGGACGGCTGAATATCGGCTATGGCGGTATGTGCACCGGCGCTTTGATTTCTTCTCGACTGGTATTGACGGCAGCCCACTGTCTTTATGATCAGGGTTCAGCCGAGCAGGTGCCAGCCAGTGAGATTACGTTTCTAGCCGGGTGGCGCAATGGAAAGGCATTGGCCTATCGAAAAGTCCGGCGCGCAATTACCCATCCCGAGTATGAATACACTGGACCTTCGGGAGAGATGCGTATTTCGAATGATCTGGCGCTGCTGGAGTTGGAAAGCGAAATTCGATTATCGCAAGTTCAGCCTTTCAAAATAGCCTCAAGGCCGCGTAAGGGCGCGAATGTGGGCGTTGTCTCTTACGCCCACGACCGCTCGAACACTCTTTCGCTGCAAGAAGTATGCCATGTATTGGCGCGCCAACGAGGCGCGTTGATTGTGTCGTGTGATGTCGATTTTGGATCATCTGGAGCGCCGATATTTGCAGAAGTTGACGGCGAGGCCCGGATTGTATCCGTCGTGTCCGCCAAGGCTACGGTTCAAGGGCGTCGTGTTGCCTTGGGAACGAACCTGGAAAAACCATTGCAGGAGCTGAAGGATTTAATGGGGCAGGCCGACGGTGTTTTTGTGCGTGCCGCGCCGGGCACTCTAATGCCCAACCGCAATACCGGCGGTGCCAAATTTCTGAAGCCATAG
- a CDS encoding DUF1272 domain-containing protein, with protein sequence MLDLRPNCECCNTDLAPDNDQAMICTFECTFCRTCVETRLDGTCPNCGGSFTSRPIRPEAMLVKYPASTKRVSKPEGCDA encoded by the coding sequence ATGCTGGATCTCAGACCCAATTGCGAATGCTGCAATACAGACCTCGCGCCTGACAATGATCAGGCGATGATCTGCACTTTTGAATGCACATTTTGCCGAACCTGTGTTGAAACCCGGCTAGACGGCACCTGCCCCAACTGCGGCGGCAGCTTCACATCACGACCAATTCGCCCCGAAGCCATGCTGGTCAAATACCCGGCCTCGACCAAACGCGTTTCCAAACCTGAAGGATGTGACGCATGA